One Thermodesulfobacteriota bacterium DNA window includes the following coding sequences:
- a CDS encoding ATPase, giving the protein TVGSDPSISGRVLQYLKDQEKILPKITAKYILEKAFGKGEHEKSLQEIYDLHLKTPGMPLLESEKVIYEAISEGVKSGFLGVKEDTTIYYSEPLTPKMESIVIRGELAKKLKEEAKKEGGEEGGPPIGIEEGEKKKVGVRPAKGEGKVRNLRFRAIIPWDKLSSVINGVIRPLKEKGLPPKIVVEINATSEEGFDRTTLDSKVKETLQQINAQVMEWRENSF; this is encoded by the coding sequence ACTGTAGGGAGCGACCCCAGTATTTCGGGACGGGTGCTGCAATATTTAAAGGACCAGGAAAAGATCCTCCCAAAGATTACAGCTAAATATATACTGGAAAAGGCATTCGGGAAAGGTGAACATGAGAAATCTCTCCAGGAGATCTATGATTTGCATTTAAAAACCCCTGGAATGCCGCTCCTGGAAAGCGAGAAAGTCATTTATGAAGCGATCAGCGAGGGAGTGAAATCGGGCTTTCTCGGAGTTAAAGAAGATACAACCATATATTACTCAGAACCTTTAACCCCGAAGATGGAATCCATTGTCATTCGGGGGGAACTGGCCAAAAAGCTAAAGGAAGAAGCGAAAAAGGAAGGGGGAGAAGAAGGGGGTCCGCCAATAGGAATCGAAGAGGGGGAAAAGAAAAAGGTCGGGGTTAGGCCAGCAAAAGGAGAAGGCAAGGTCAGAAATTTGAGATTCCGGGCCATCATCCCCTGGGACAAATTATCTTCGGTAATCAACGGGGTCATTCGCCCATTAAAGGAAAAAGGACTGCCTCCAAAAATCGTCGTCGAAATCAATGCCACCTCAGAAGAAGGGTTTGACAGAACCACCCTGGATTCCAAAGTAAAGGAGACGCTTCAACAGATCAACGCCCAGGTAATGGAATGGAGAGAGAATTCTTTTTAA
- the galU gene encoding UTP--glucose-1-phosphate uridylyltransferase GalU: MKVKKAVIPAAGLGTRFLPATKVVPKELLPIVDKPSIQYIMEEVASAGIEGVILITGREKGSIEDHFDTSVELENHLAKKGRADLLKIVRDIADMVTLVSVRQKEPLGLGHAILCAKRVVGHEPFAVLLGDDLIDAPTPCIRQMMEIYQDLDGALVAVQKVPRSETHLYGIIKGKKVRDRLYAVEEMVEKPERGTAPSNLAIIGRYILPPQIFEILERVKPDRRGEIQLTDGLKELSKEVPVYGYEFFGDRYDAGDKWGYLQANLSYGLKHPEIGPKLRRYLRGLSSQYR; the protein is encoded by the coding sequence ATGAAGGTCAAAAAAGCGGTCATTCCAGCCGCAGGTTTGGGAACCCGGTTTCTGCCGGCGACGAAGGTCGTTCCCAAGGAACTTCTGCCCATCGTGGACAAACCCTCCATCCAGTACATCATGGAGGAGGTGGCCTCGGCAGGCATCGAGGGGGTGATCCTCATCACCGGACGGGAGAAAGGCTCCATCGAAGATCACTTCGACACCTCGGTGGAGCTGGAGAACCATCTCGCCAAAAAAGGGAGGGCCGACCTTCTGAAGATCGTCCGGGATATCGCCGATATGGTGACCCTCGTCTCGGTGAGACAGAAAGAACCTCTGGGCCTGGGCCATGCCATCCTCTGCGCCAAGAGGGTCGTCGGGCACGAACCCTTTGCGGTCCTCTTAGGCGACGATCTGATCGACGCCCCCACCCCCTGTATTCGGCAGATGATGGAGATCTACCAGGACCTCGATGGCGCCCTCGTCGCGGTTCAGAAGGTCCCCAGGTCGGAGACACACCTCTACGGGATCATCAAGGGGAAGAAGGTGAGGGACCGGCTCTATGCCGTGGAAGAGATGGTGGAGAAACCCGAAAGAGGAACCGCCCCATCCAACCTGGCCATCATCGGTCGATATATCCTTCCTCCCCAGATCTTCGAGATCCTTGAGAGAGTGAAGCCGGATCGTCGGGGAGAGATCCAGTTGACCGATGGTCTGAAGGAGCTCAGCAAAGAGGTTCCCGTCTACGGATATGAATTCTTCGGCGACCGGTATGACGCTGGTGATAAGTGGGGTTATCTTCAGGCCAATCTCTCCTACGGATTAAAACACCCGGAGATCGGTCCGAAATTGAGGCGGTATTTGAGGGGGTTGTCTTCTCAATACCGATAG
- a CDS encoding response regulator produces the protein MRKILVVDDEESIRLLYKEELEDEGFIVEVAKDGLEALQQIPLFKPDLITLDIKMPGLNGIETLKRIREIERHVPVVMCSAYGEYKQDLTTWASDAYVVKCADLTDLKNTIRRLLKLS, from the coding sequence ATGAGGAAGATCCTGGTGGTCGACGACGAAGAGAGCATCCGCCTCCTCTATAAAGAGGAGCTCGAGGACGAAGGGTTTATCGTGGAAGTGGCCAAAGATGGCCTGGAGGCCCTTCAACAGATCCCCCTCTTCAAACCGGACCTCATCACCCTGGATATCAAGATGCCCGGCCTCAATGGAATCGAGACCCTCAAACGGATCCGAGAGATCGAAAGGCATGTGCCTGTGGTGATGTGTTCTGCCTACGGGGAGTACAAGCAGGATCTCACCACCTGGGCCTCCGATGCCTATGTGGTCAAGTGCGCCGACCTGACCGATTTGAAGAATACCATCCGGAGGCTGTTGAAACTCTCATGA
- a CDS encoding GAF domain-containing protein, translating to MSSHPHGYDLLKTALTLYGSSLSTETKVETLLRSIQETFPAEKAIFMAPERIPQGGLLSWIASRGVPLWVDAMRPLLGKSLLPEERDLLCPSFGCIPLTDKGLFKGIFYIGFREHRTFSPAEMELLLLLSESIRMILRDHQFGRLVEETSSELSALQEMGKALTSTLKPEDLFGLILTTGQKILKARGGALRIEETGTGRLKIVRQMGAFHQTSFDERIARRVHFSRMPLCLSRKGRGKAFQSLLCVPLISEGRSFGTLSFYDKDSEPSRFDAGDLQLLLAMASQMSCAIKNAMTHQEIAAMARDHERNVGKLSTLMELSKALLTTVHFDRIVHMTLTAVTLGDGLGFNRAMLFLVNDKERVLEGTMAVGPDSPEEAGQVWAALSQWKGSPSELLTQLRPLKDPPSGLHALVKGIRISLEHEQCILCRTVLEGRPFNIRSSEDEGKWLQTRCERGCQLSTEVGCYVSEQLSREPKVYSFATVPLWGKGRVIGVILVDNLYNRNPITDEDIRYLTMFSNQAGLAIENALLYRKLEEVHRELKETQTFLVHQEKMAALGELSASIAHEIRNPLVSIGGFARRLERSLSPQASEKKYAQTIMREVERVEKILSHILTYTQEEPVVLKALDLREVMEESLSMMAEELRSEGLQLTKEYADPLPKVKGDYYQLKQAFYNLISNAYESMNGKGRLSIRIHPFHQNGAPSVRVEVEDTGAGIPPESLHHIFNPFYSTKENRLGLGLPILHKVVTFHHGQIEVNNHPGKGVVFLLTFPAQQE from the coding sequence ATGTCGAGCCACCCCCATGGTTATGACCTCCTGAAAACGGCCCTCACCCTTTATGGGTCCTCTCTTTCGACGGAAACGAAAGTCGAAACCTTGCTTCGGTCGATTCAAGAGACATTTCCTGCTGAAAAGGCCATCTTCATGGCCCCCGAGAGGATCCCCCAGGGCGGTTTACTCTCTTGGATCGCCTCCAGGGGCGTTCCCTTATGGGTGGATGCGATGAGGCCCTTGCTGGGAAAGTCGCTCCTTCCGGAGGAAAGGGACCTTCTCTGTCCCAGCTTCGGCTGCATCCCCCTCACGGACAAGGGTCTCTTCAAGGGGATCTTCTATATCGGTTTTAGGGAGCACCGGACCTTTTCTCCAGCAGAGATGGAACTTCTGCTCCTCCTCTCGGAATCGATCCGGATGATCCTCCGAGACCATCAATTCGGCCGGCTGGTGGAGGAGACCAGTTCCGAATTGAGCGCCCTCCAGGAGATGGGAAAGGCCCTCACCTCGACCCTTAAGCCGGAAGATCTCTTTGGCCTGATCCTCACCACGGGCCAGAAGATCCTGAAGGCCAGGGGCGGGGCCTTGAGAATCGAGGAAACCGGGACAGGACGTTTGAAGATCGTTCGCCAGATGGGAGCGTTTCACCAAACCTCTTTCGACGAGAGGATCGCCCGCCGCGTCCATTTTAGCCGCATGCCCCTCTGCCTTTCCCGAAAGGGCCGGGGGAAGGCCTTTCAGTCTCTCCTCTGTGTCCCTCTGATCTCAGAGGGTCGGAGCTTTGGCACCCTTTCCTTCTATGACAAGGACTCCGAGCCCTCCCGGTTTGATGCGGGGGACCTTCAGCTCCTTCTGGCCATGGCCAGTCAGATGTCTTGTGCGATCAAGAATGCGATGACCCATCAAGAGATCGCCGCCATGGCGAGGGACCACGAGAGGAACGTGGGCAAGCTCTCCACGCTCATGGAACTGAGCAAGGCCCTCCTCACAACGGTCCATTTCGATCGGATCGTGCATATGACGTTGACGGCCGTCACGCTGGGCGATGGTCTTGGGTTCAATCGGGCGATGCTCTTTCTCGTCAATGATAAAGAGCGGGTTTTAGAAGGAACCATGGCGGTCGGACCGGACAGCCCGGAAGAGGCGGGCCAGGTCTGGGCGGCCCTCTCCCAATGGAAGGGAAGCCCCTCCGAACTCCTCACCCAGCTTCGGCCTCTAAAGGATCCCCCTTCCGGCCTCCACGCCCTGGTCAAGGGGATTCGAATTTCCCTGGAGCACGAACAGTGCATCCTCTGTCGCACCGTCCTGGAGGGCCGGCCCTTTAACATCCGCTCCTCTGAGGATGAAGGAAAGTGGCTTCAAACCCGATGCGAGAGAGGTTGCCAACTCAGCACAGAGGTGGGTTGTTATGTGAGCGAACAGCTGAGCCGCGAGCCCAAGGTCTACTCCTTTGCAACGGTTCCTCTTTGGGGAAAGGGAAGGGTGATCGGGGTGATTTTGGTGGACAATCTGTATAATCGGAACCCGATCACTGATGAGGATATCCGTTATCTGACCATGTTTTCGAATCAGGCAGGGTTGGCCATCGAAAATGCCTTGCTCTATAGAAAGTTAGAGGAGGTCCACCGAGAGCTGAAGGAGACCCAGACCTTTCTCGTCCATCAGGAGAAGATGGCGGCTTTGGGAGAGCTTTCGGCCTCGATCGCCCATGAGATTCGGAATCCCCTCGTCTCGATCGGAGGGTTTGCCCGTCGTCTCGAACGATCCCTCTCCCCTCAAGCCTCCGAAAAGAAGTATGCCCAGACCATCATGAGAGAGGTGGAGCGGGTCGAAAAGATCCTGAGCCATATCCTCACCTACACTCAAGAAGAGCCGGTCGTGCTGAAGGCCCTGGACCTCCGGGAGGTGATGGAGGAGAGCCTCTCCATGATGGCGGAGGAGCTGCGGAGCGAAGGTCTTCAGCTCACCAAAGAGTACGCCGACCCCCTCCCGAAGGTGAAGGGAGATTATTACCAATTGAAACAGGCCTTCTATAATCTCATCAGCAATGCCTATGAATCGATGAACGGGAAGGGGAGGCTTTCGATACGCATCCATCCCTTCCATCAGAACGGAGCCCCTTCGGTCCGGGTCGAAGTGGAGGACACCGGCGCGGGCATTCCGCCGGAGTCGCTCCACCACATCTTCAATCCTTTCTACTCGACCAAGGAGAACCGCCTGGGCCTGGGCCTGCCCATCCTCCATAAGGTGGTGACCTTCCATCACGGGCAGATCGAGGTGAACAACCATCCTGGGAAGGGAGTGGTTTTCCTCCTCACCTTTCCGGCACAACAGGAGTAA
- the galT gene encoding galactose-1-phosphate uridylyltransferase, translating to MPELRKDPIYGRWVIIATERSRRPSDFAPEERRSVGGFCPLCEGNEDRTPPEVFAFRENGTPPNSPGWQLRVVPNKFPALRIEGDLNREGEGIYDKMNGIGAHEVVIETPLHNETLATLPLGAVEKVLVAYRERIIDLRRDRRLRYVMVFKNYGAAAGASLEHPHSQIIALPIIPTRVREEIEGAKGYFQYKDRCVFCDIIRQELRQKSRVITENRGFVSLAPFASRFPFETWILPKHHQPTFERTEGELFGEAAEILSDTLRRLKQVLDDPPYNYILHTSSSPEQDQDYYHWHIEIMPKLTKVAGFEWGTGFYINPTPPEEAAEYLREAR from the coding sequence ATGCCTGAATTGAGAAAGGATCCCATCTATGGACGATGGGTGATTATTGCCACGGAACGCAGTAGACGTCCTTCCGATTTTGCCCCTGAGGAGAGGAGATCGGTCGGAGGATTTTGCCCTCTCTGTGAGGGAAACGAGGATCGGACCCCTCCGGAGGTATTCGCCTTCCGGGAGAACGGAACGCCGCCCAATTCGCCCGGGTGGCAACTGCGGGTTGTGCCAAACAAGTTTCCCGCCCTCCGGATCGAAGGGGACCTGAACCGGGAAGGAGAGGGCATCTACGACAAGATGAACGGGATCGGAGCACATGAGGTGGTGATCGAAACCCCGCTCCACAACGAGACCTTAGCCACCCTTCCTCTGGGGGCGGTGGAGAAGGTCCTCGTCGCCTATCGCGAACGGATCATCGACCTCCGGCGGGACCGGCGGCTTCGATACGTCATGGTCTTCAAAAATTACGGGGCCGCTGCAGGGGCCTCGCTGGAACATCCCCACTCCCAGATCATCGCGCTCCCCATCATCCCGACCAGGGTCCGGGAGGAGATCGAGGGGGCAAAGGGCTATTTTCAATACAAGGACCGATGTGTCTTCTGCGATATCATCCGGCAGGAGCTTCGCCAGAAAAGTCGGGTCATTACCGAAAACCGCGGCTTCGTCTCTTTGGCGCCCTTCGCCTCCCGCTTTCCCTTCGAGACCTGGATCCTGCCGAAACACCATCAGCCCACCTTCGAGAGGACGGAGGGAGAACTTTTTGGAGAGGCGGCAGAGATCCTCTCCGATACCCTTCGCCGATTGAAACAGGTCCTCGACGATCCTCCCTACAATTATATCCTTCATACCTCTTCGTCACCCGAGCAGGATCAGGATTACTACCATTGGCACATAGAGATCATGCCCAAGCTCACCAAAGTGGCCGGGTTCGAATGGGGAACCGGATTCTATATCAATCCCACCCCGCCCGAGGAGGCTGCGGAATATCTGCGGGAGGCCAGGTGA
- the dksA gene encoding RNA polymerase-binding protein DksA codes for MNQEKLLYFKGYLESQLRDLLIEAGKACSDMRNNREGDFPDPTDRASLEADRNFLLRIKDRERKLILKVKEALDRIDNGTFGICESCGRPISEKRLLARPMTTHCIECKTELEEKERRERLRGGRLKKFPS; via the coding sequence ATGAACCAGGAGAAGCTTCTCTATTTTAAAGGCTATTTGGAAAGCCAGCTTCGAGATCTGCTCATCGAGGCGGGGAAGGCCTGTAGCGATATGCGGAACAACCGGGAGGGAGATTTTCCCGATCCCACCGACCGGGCCTCCTTGGAAGCGGACCGTAACTTCCTTCTCAGAATCAAGGACCGTGAGAGAAAGTTGATTTTGAAAGTGAAGGAGGCCCTCGATCGAATCGACAACGGGACCTTTGGCATCTGCGAATCCTGCGGGAGGCCGATTTCCGAAAAGAGGCTTCTGGCCAGGCCGATGACGACCCACTGCATCGAATGTAAAACCGAGCTGGAGGAGAAGGAACGGAGAGAAAGGCTCCGGGGAGGACGACTGAAAAAGTTTCCATCCTAA
- a CDS encoding MFS transporter, whose amino-acid sequence MIGNPDLHGRWWTTLTISTGAFMSTLDASIVGIALPTIVQSLQTDMKTVAWVVMAYLIVISGSLLMMGRLADLCGQGKTFLLGFSVFTLGSALCGLSTHVYLLIGSRIVQGLGASALMAIGPALMTRAFPEKDRGQSLGMLGSVVSLGFVTGPLIGGFLIEHLGWRSIFFINLPVGGIGIFLSANLLKRDGRLGRVELDLWGALLFFLFMTCLLCFLNRVTLGPTPLFWGWAVLSFLFLSLFLLVEHRSSSPLVDLALFKKPLFLSSIGASFLSFWMNGAHNFVLPFFLQDIVGFSPSTVGLMIFPVSLTIMVMAPIGGKLSDWIGVRVPATFGLMVISLMITSFVWLERNVTDLEILCRQVALGIGIGLFNPANNSAIIGSLPRQNVGVASSFLALSRNLGMVIGVAFAEWVVALRSTPAGRGPTLEGIQDVWKAALWIGLLAIFLSWRRKEVEPWKKHVETKEDL is encoded by the coding sequence GTGATTGGAAATCCTGACCTCCATGGCCGATGGTGGACCACCCTGACCATTTCGACCGGGGCCTTCATGTCCACGCTGGACGCCAGTATTGTAGGGATCGCCCTGCCGACGATCGTCCAATCGCTCCAGACCGACATGAAAACCGTCGCCTGGGTGGTGATGGCCTACCTCATCGTCATCAGCGGATCCCTCCTGATGATGGGCCGACTGGCGGACCTTTGCGGCCAGGGAAAGACCTTCCTTTTAGGATTTTCGGTCTTCACCTTGGGGTCAGCTCTCTGTGGGCTTTCCACCCACGTCTACCTACTCATCGGTTCAAGGATCGTTCAGGGGCTCGGGGCCTCCGCCTTAATGGCGATAGGACCGGCCCTCATGACGAGAGCCTTCCCGGAAAAGGACCGGGGCCAATCCCTCGGAATGCTCGGCTCGGTCGTCTCTCTGGGGTTCGTCACGGGGCCCCTGATCGGGGGTTTCCTCATCGAGCATCTGGGCTGGCGCTCGATCTTCTTCATCAATCTCCCTGTAGGGGGGATCGGGATCTTCCTTTCGGCGAACCTATTGAAAAGGGATGGCCGGTTGGGCCGAGTCGAATTGGATCTCTGGGGTGCCCTTCTCTTCTTTCTCTTCATGACCTGCCTCCTCTGTTTTCTCAATCGAGTGACCTTGGGACCCACCCCCCTCTTTTGGGGATGGGCAGTCCTCTCCTTCCTGTTTTTAAGCCTGTTCCTCCTCGTCGAGCATCGCTCCTCTTCTCCTCTGGTGGATTTGGCCCTTTTCAAAAAACCCCTTTTCCTCTCCTCCATCGGAGCAAGCTTCCTCTCCTTCTGGATGAACGGGGCCCACAATTTCGTCCTCCCCTTTTTCCTCCAAGATATTGTAGGGTTCTCTCCCTCGACGGTGGGGTTGATGATCTTTCCGGTCTCCCTGACCATCATGGTCATGGCCCCGATCGGCGGTAAATTATCGGACTGGATCGGGGTGAGGGTCCCGGCTACCTTCGGCTTGATGGTTATCTCTCTGATGATCACCTCTTTTGTTTGGCTGGAAAGAAACGTCACCGACCTCGAAATCCTGTGCCGGCAGGTGGCCCTCGGCATCGGGATCGGACTCTTTAACCCTGCCAACAACAGTGCCATCATCGGATCCCTCCCCAGACAGAACGTCGGGGTCGCCTCGAGCTTTCTGGCCCTCTCGAGGAATTTGGGCATGGTGATCGGGGTGGCCTTTGCGGAGTGGGTGGTGGCCCTACGGTCCACCCCGGCGGGAAGGGGCCCCACCCTTGAAGGCATCCAGGATGTCTGGAAAGCGGCCCTCTGGATCGGCCTCTTGGCCATCTTTCTCTCTTGGAGGAGAAAGGAGGTTGAGCCATGGAAGAAACACGTAGAGACAAAAGAAGACCTATAG
- a CDS encoding alkaline phosphatase, translating to MEETRRDKRRPIGGLSRREVLKIFGTGAVYAMLPKEPPAGASMPFSPSETEGVIFLVGDGMPLGVIKAMHQVRTRVFGEKGTLFYSKWKGGQSVVGYMSTESLSSIVTDSAPASVAWATGSKTANRVLASLPDGRPLKTIMELLKEQGYACGLVTTTRVTHATPAAWVSHQLQRDEEEAIALDYLKFKPEVLLGGGSRFFDPSRRKDRQDLFKAFSEAGYDVVREKEKLLSSEILSSSKPLLGVFSSSHMSYYIDRINQPELGKRQPLLPEMSRVALEKLSRNRKGFILQIEAGRIDHANHSNDAWAAILDTHELDLTLSVIDEYLRANPKTLVIVTSDHGNSGWGINGTGPEYNDSTEALKKYRPIKASFELIKTHLKRESTQTEIRDVFEHFTTFKISEEEAALIQAALQPDYKPFHGDYLIQPDAVMGMVLAHSIYPRTKDGMPESPAQLRRGNVGFTSTNHTGEDQVLLAYGYKAEQLGLNRNVDNTELFSAMCKFFGIRYQNPTMTEEEAKPYIKTATLEEWRRHMELHIA from the coding sequence ATGGAAGAAACACGTAGAGACAAAAGAAGACCTATAGGCGGACTTAGCCGTAGGGAGGTATTGAAGATCTTCGGCACAGGGGCGGTCTACGCCATGCTCCCCAAGGAACCTCCGGCCGGGGCCTCTATGCCCTTCTCCCCTTCAGAGACAGAGGGGGTGATCTTCTTGGTGGGGGATGGGATGCCCTTAGGCGTCATCAAGGCCATGCACCAGGTCAGGACGAGGGTCTTCGGGGAGAAGGGGACCTTGTTCTATTCAAAATGGAAGGGAGGTCAATCGGTAGTCGGATACATGTCCACGGAGAGCCTTTCGAGCATCGTGACCGATTCCGCGCCCGCCTCGGTGGCCTGGGCAACCGGGAGCAAGACGGCAAACCGGGTGTTGGCCTCCCTGCCCGATGGCCGACCCCTCAAGACCATCATGGAGCTTTTAAAAGAACAGGGATATGCCTGCGGTCTGGTGACCACAACCAGGGTCACACATGCCACGCCCGCGGCCTGGGTCTCCCACCAGCTTCAGAGGGATGAGGAGGAGGCCATTGCCCTCGATTATCTCAAGTTCAAACCTGAAGTCCTTCTGGGCGGGGGGAGCAGGTTCTTCGATCCCTCGAGACGAAAGGACAGGCAGGACCTTTTCAAGGCCTTCTCGGAGGCGGGATACGATGTCGTCCGAGAGAAGGAGAAGCTCCTTTCGTCGGAGATCCTTTCCTCGTCGAAACCCCTCTTGGGCGTATTCAGTTCCTCTCACATGAGTTACTACATCGATCGGATCAACCAGCCGGAGCTGGGAAAGAGACAGCCCCTGCTTCCGGAGATGTCACGAGTCGCCTTGGAAAAACTCTCGCGGAACCGAAAGGGATTCATCCTTCAGATCGAGGCAGGACGGATCGACCATGCCAACCACTCGAACGATGCCTGGGCCGCCATCCTCGACACCCACGAACTGGACCTGACGCTCTCGGTCATCGACGAGTACCTGAGGGCCAATCCCAAGACCCTCGTCATCGTCACTTCGGACCACGGCAACTCGGGTTGGGGGATCAATGGAACAGGACCGGAGTATAATGATTCGACCGAGGCATTGAAAAAGTATCGGCCCATCAAGGCCTCCTTCGAGCTCATCAAGACCCATTTGAAGCGGGAAAGCACCCAGACGGAAATCCGGGACGTCTTCGAACACTTCACCACCTTCAAAATTTCAGAGGAAGAGGCCGCCCTGATCCAGGCCGCCCTTCAACCCGATTACAAACCCTTCCACGGAGACTACCTCATTCAACCCGATGCGGTGATGGGGATGGTCCTGGCCCACAGCATCTACCCCAGGACCAAAGACGGGATGCCCGAGAGCCCTGCCCAGCTCCGGAGGGGAAATGTGGGCTTTACGTCGACCAATCACACGGGAGAGGACCAAGTCCTGTTGGCCTACGGATATAAGGCAGAGCAGCTGGGATTGAACCGGAATGTGGACAACACCGAACTCTTCTCAGCGATGTGCAAATTCTTCGGCATCCGATATCAAAACCCGACCATGACCGAGGAAGAGGCGAAACCCTATATCAAAACCGCAACCCTCGAGGAGTGGCGAAGACATATGGAACTCCATATTGCATAA
- the rph gene encoding ribonuclease PH has product MKRSDGRRPEALRPVKIVRNYLRHPEGSVLIEMGATKVICTASLEERVPPFLKNTGKGWVTAEYAMLPRSTTTRTPRESNRGSGRTFEIQRLIGRSLRSVTDLSGFGERTIWIDCDVIQADGGTRTASITGAYVALVDAFRKMVEKGTIPKIPILDAVAAVSVGKVDGRILLDLNYEEDSRAEVDMNIVMTGSGKFIEVQGTAENAVFSKSEMDDLIRVAEKGIKKLLQIQRKSLEEDVPSAGND; this is encoded by the coding sequence GTGAAACGATCCGATGGAAGAAGACCCGAGGCCTTACGGCCGGTGAAGATCGTCCGAAATTACCTGAGACATCCCGAGGGGTCGGTGCTGATCGAGATGGGCGCCACCAAGGTGATCTGCACCGCCAGCCTTGAAGAGCGGGTCCCGCCCTTCTTGAAAAATACGGGCAAGGGATGGGTGACGGCCGAATATGCGATGCTTCCCCGATCCACCACCACCCGGACCCCAAGAGAATCGAACCGGGGAAGCGGCCGGACCTTCGAGATCCAGCGATTGATCGGCCGATCCCTTCGATCGGTGACCGATCTTTCTGGATTCGGGGAACGGACGATCTGGATCGACTGCGATGTGATCCAGGCCGATGGGGGGACGAGGACCGCCTCGATCACCGGGGCCTACGTGGCCCTGGTCGATGCCTTCCGGAAAATGGTCGAAAAAGGGACGATCCCAAAAATCCCCATCCTCGACGCCGTGGCCGCGGTCAGTGTGGGCAAGGTGGATGGCCGGATCCTCCTCGACTTAAACTACGAGGAGGATTCCCGGGCAGAGGTCGATATGAACATCGTGATGACAGGCTCTGGAAAGTTCATCGAGGTCCAAGGGACGGCGGAGAACGCCGTCTTCTCCAAATCAGAGATGGATGATTTAATTAGGGTAGCGGAGAAAGGGATCAAAAAGCTCCTACAGATCCAGCGAAAATCTCTCGAGGAGGATGTGCCATCGGCCGGAAACGATTAG
- a CDS encoding XTP/dITP diphosphatase produces MGRKRLDLIVATKNQGKLREIRRLLRDLPLRVYGLDQFKAVPDVEEDGKSFAENALKKARFYANLFGKMALADDSGLEVDALNGRPGIYSARYAGRGATDWENRKKLLEEMAGLPLSKRWARFVCVLAVATPDGKEAVAEGSCRGRIGLKEVGRGGFGYDPLFFLPRYGKTMAQLSLEEKNRVSHRGKALRKLRRLLKRLADGRGIGISGRIC; encoded by the coding sequence ATCGGCCGGAAACGATTAGACCTAATCGTCGCGACGAAGAACCAGGGAAAGCTGAGGGAGATCCGGCGCCTCCTGAGGGACCTCCCTTTGCGGGTTTATGGATTGGACCAGTTCAAGGCCGTCCCCGACGTGGAGGAGGATGGTAAGAGTTTTGCCGAAAACGCCCTGAAGAAGGCGAGGTTTTATGCAAACCTCTTCGGGAAAATGGCCCTCGCCGATGATTCGGGCCTGGAGGTCGACGCCTTGAACGGCCGGCCCGGCATCTACTCCGCCCGATATGCAGGAAGGGGTGCGACGGATTGGGAAAACCGCAAAAAACTCCTCGAGGAGATGGCAGGTCTTCCGCTCTCGAAGCGGTGGGCGAGGTTCGTCTGCGTCCTGGCGGTCGCCACGCCGGATGGAAAGGAGGCGGTCGCCGAAGGTTCCTGCCGGGGAAGAATCGGTTTAAAAGAGGTCGGAAGGGGGGGGTTCGGATACGATCCTCTCTTCTTTCTCCCCCGATATGGAAAGACCATGGCCCAGTTGAGCCTCGAGGAAAAAAACAGGGTGAGCCACCGGGGAAAGGCGCTCCGAAAACTGCGCCGCCTCTTGAAGAGGCTCGCGGACGGAAGGGGCATTGGAATCTCCGGCCGGATATGTTAA